The Longimicrobium sp. sequence CAGTCCTCGTGGTTGCCGCGCGCGAGGACCCAGGGCGCCGACTCGAGCAGCCGGCGGCCGGGCGCCAGGAAGTCGGCCTCCCAGGTGGGCCAGTTGTCGCCGCAGGGCTGGAATTGCCCCGTGCACCGCTCGCGGTAGATGTAGTCGCCCACGTGGATCACCAGCTGCCCGCCCGCGCGCGCCGCGTCGTCGGCCACGCGGCCGAAGGGCCACTGCAGCGGGTCGGCGCAGTCCTGCTGCTGCGCGCGGCAGCCGGTGTCGCCGATCACCGTTACGCGCGACACGCTGTCGGGCGCGGCGAAGGTGTCGCCCGCCATCACCCGCCGCCGCACGCCCGCGGGGAAGGTCCACTCGCACACGCGCACGGCGAAGGCGGTGTCCGGCTCCGCGCGCACGCGTGTCGGCGCGGGGCAGCGGCGGGCCGGCGGCAGGATCATCCGCACCTGCCACGCGCCCCCGGCCGCCGCCTGCACCCACGCGTACAGCGGCCGCCCCTGCGCGCGGGACTGCGCGGCGGCGGGCGCCATCACCATCGACAGCAGCGCGGCGGCGGGCGCGAGCACGCGCATCGCCCTGGACGGGAAGCTCATGGGGGATCGAATCAGCTGGGGATAAACTGCAGAGGAAGAGATTCAGAATCTCCACAAACCTTGAATCACCCCAACGTACGAAGCGGATCGGGCGGATTCAAGCGATTCGGATGGATCGTCGCCGGGAGGAAATCCGGAAAACAAGGCACAGAGAACTCGCCGCAGTCCTCTGTGCCTCTCTGTTCCCTCCGTGTCCTCTTTGTGAAATTCAAGAAAATCCGTCCCGGCGCGGAAACGGTTCGTCCCCGCGGACTTGATCCGGAGCGGCGGCGAACGCATCGTGATGCGCCCACCTCGAGAAGCGCGCGCCCGCGGCGCCGGCGACGGAAACGAATCGCCTGGGCGGGGCGTCTTTTCCGTGCACGCGCGCATATTCAGCGGATGCGAACGCACGTTCGCGAAACGGGGAACATCCCCGGGCGCGCGACGTATCAGCCCCGTCTTCCCTCACCCTCAACCGACCTCACCGATGACAGGCAGCAACACTCGTTCGCGTGCGTGGCTCCGCGGCGTCGCGCTGGGCGTGGCGCTGGCGGCGGCGGCCGCGCCGGCGCTGGGCGCGCAGCAGCCGAAGGAGCTGGGCATCGACACCGCCGGCTTCGACCGCGGCGTGCGCCCGCAGGACGACTTCTACCGCTACGTCGCCGGCGGCTGGATGCGCACCTCGCAGATCCCCGCCGACCGCACCAGCTACGGCGCGTTCGTCACCCTCTTCGACCGCAGCGAAGCCGCCATCCACCAGATCCTGGACGAGGCGGTGGCGGCGCGGAACCCCGCCCGCGGCTCCGACACCCAGAAGCTGGGCGACCTGTACGCCAGCTTCATGGACAGCGCGCGGGTGGAGTCGCTCGGCATCACCCCCATCCAGGCCGACCTGGCGCGCATCCGCGCGGTGACCAGCGCGTCGCAGTACCCCGCGCTCTTCGCCTGGGCGCACCAGATGGGCGTGCCGGCGCCGTTCAGCAGCGGCGTGCAGCAGGACCTCAAGCAGTCCGACCGCTACGCCTACTACCTGGGCCAGAGCGGGCTGGGGCTTCCGGACCGCGACTACTACCTGCGCGACCACCCGCGCCTGCAGGCCGCGCGCGAGGCGTACGTGACCTACATGGAAACGCTGCTGCGCCTGGCCGGCGAGCCCGACCCCGCGGGCGCCGCGCGCCGCGTGATGGCGTTCGAGACGCAGCTGGCCCAGCGCCAGTGGGACCAGGTGCGCAGCCGCGACCGCGACCAGATCTACAACAAGAAGACGATCGCCGAGCTGCAGCAGCTGGCGCCGCGCTTCGCGTGGGCCGAGTACCTGCGCGCCGGGGGGATCAACACCACCGACGCCATCGTCAGCGCGCCCAGCTACATCGCCGGGCTCGACAGCGTGCTGGCGGCCACGCCGGTGGCCGACGTGAAGGCGTACATGCTGGTGCGCGTGCTCAACGACGTGGCGCCCTACCTGAGCAGCCCGTTCTCCAACGCGTCGTTCCAGTTCCGCGGCCGCACGCTGG is a genomic window containing:
- a CDS encoding M13 family metallopeptidase, with translation MTGSNTRSRAWLRGVALGVALAAAAAPALGAQQPKELGIDTAGFDRGVRPQDDFYRYVAGGWMRTSQIPADRTSYGAFVTLFDRSEAAIHQILDEAVAARNPARGSDTQKLGDLYASFMDSARVESLGITPIQADLARIRAVTSASQYPALFAWAHQMGVPAPFSSGVQQDLKQSDRYAYYLGQSGLGLPDRDYYLRDHPRLQAAREAYVTYMETLLRLAGEPDPAGAARRVMAFETQLAQRQWDQVRSRDRDQIYNKKTIAELQQLAPRFAWAEYLRAGGINTTDAIVSAPSYIAGLDSVLAATPVADVKAYMLVRVLNDVAPYLSSPFSNASFQFRGRTLGGAQEQRPRWKRGVALVEGAMGQMLGKAYVERNFPPEHKAAMQRLVQNLLTAFGQGIDSLAWMSPATKAQAHDKLSHITVKIGYPDKWQDYSALQVTRNDLMGNLRAVARYRWNRQTGRLGRPVDRTEWGMTPQTVNAYYNPTNNEIVFPAAILQPPFFNPAADDAVNYGGIVAVIGHEVSHAFDDQGSKSDGAGNLRNWWTDADAAAFKQRTDALAAQYDAYTPLEGMHVNGRLTLGENIGDLSGLAVAYRAYRASLNGQEAPVIGGFTGDQRFFLGWAQVWRTLYREEALRNQILTNPHSPGEYRANGPLVNNEAFFRAFGVKEGDKMYRPADQRVVIW